The Methanobrevibacter boviskoreani JH1 sequence CATTGTTTTCATTAAAATTCCTCTATTTACTTAATTTCCTTAATTTTTAAAATTATAATTCATGAAATATATTAATGGTTGATAAAATAATTGTTTTTCTTTTATAGTTATATTATCTGTATATAATTTTAAATAGTATTTTAGATTAATATTCTAATAGTAAATTTATATCTTGATTTAATTAGATTTTTTTTGATTAAATATAGTCTGTTCTTTAAAATATGTTAAAAGTTTTTTAACATACTTTTTATTTGGTTATGTTTTTTATCTAACTTTCAGTTTTCATCTAAATAATTATTATTTCTTTAATAAAATCATTATGTATATTTATTAGTAAGTATAAATTATAAATGTATATTTATTTATATAACTTTTCATATTATTTTATTATAATTTTTTAATTTTGGAGGATAAACATGGATGATGTACAAAAGATTGCGGCAATCCATTTAATACCAGGTTTAATTGTAGGTGTTTTCTCTGCAATGTTTTCATATGGAACCTTTGGGTTTAAAAATGAGATTCTTGCATCTGTAATAGGTTTTATTGTTTTATATTTCATTGGTAATTACTGTCAAAAGCAATATGCAGATTCTATTGACGGTTTTAAACAATGGTTTATGATGGGAATTATTCCATTTGTTTTTGGATGGTTCTCAGTGTGGGTATTATTCTTAAGCTATGCTAAATTTATTCCA is a genomic window containing:
- a CDS encoding EMC6-like membrane protein; amino-acid sequence: MDDVQKIAAIHLIPGLIVGVFSAMFSYGTFGFKNEILASVIGFIVLYFIGNYCQKQYADSIDGFKQWFMMGIIPFVFGWFSVWVLFLSYAKFIPFL